Proteins encoded together in one Candidatus Baltobacteraceae bacterium window:
- a CDS encoding c-type cytochrome, giving the protein MLSVVRAQVFPSLALLTACSIAACSGGNSSSANNGRSIFLTGRDSSGTQIVAAKPPLRPACAACHGADGAGGVHLPGGAVSADLRHKALVVDQKHPYTIALLERAISTGIDNEGQPLDPVMPRWRLSETDLHDVATYVFTQLK; this is encoded by the coding sequence ATGTTGAGCGTCGTTCGAGCCCAGGTATTTCCATCGCTTGCGCTCCTGACCGCTTGTTCGATCGCGGCATGCAGCGGAGGGAACTCGAGCTCGGCCAACAACGGACGATCGATCTTCCTGACCGGCCGTGACAGCAGCGGCACTCAGATCGTCGCTGCCAAGCCCCCGTTGCGGCCGGCGTGTGCGGCGTGCCACGGCGCCGACGGAGCCGGCGGCGTCCACTTGCCGGGCGGCGCCGTGAGCGCCGACCTACGACACAAAGCGCTGGTCGTCGATCAGAAGCATCCGTACACGATCGCACTGCTCGAGCGCGCGATCTCCACCGGCATTGACAACGAGGGTCAGCCGCTCGATCCCGTCATGCCGCGTTGGAGGCTCTCCGAGACCGACTTACACGACGTCGCCACCTACGTCTTCACCCAACTGAAGTAG
- a CDS encoding cyanophycinase, producing the protein MKGLRPHGACKYQFYPPVGSSTPSNVTPQGPGIIMGGGGTDVDAGFVWMHDTIAGSPSGNGGDVVILRSTGTNAYDSYIYALAKFNSVRTLLLPTCTPASVLQQAATIVNQSEGVFFAGGNQADYISAWTGTPLATAVQNLYNRGGVVGGTSAGDNVLPQYIFDAIASGNKSVETKDVVANPYESTISFSYDFLNLPILQNVMTDPHFVTRDRFGRFAGFLARQFADGKDTGTVIHGVGIDEMTDVVVDKNGIGTLLLQGTGGSAYFLSAGPAQTISAKTPLVYDNIQVTRLGAAGQTFNFKTWCAAQPTYTVNVNGNNSPIYAPNPPYTPPPSAIIPTC; encoded by the coding sequence GTGAAAGGGTTGCGCCCTCACGGGGCGTGTAAGTACCAGTTTTATCCGCCGGTGGGGAGCAGCACGCCGAGCAACGTAACGCCTCAAGGGCCAGGCATCATCATGGGCGGCGGCGGTACCGACGTCGACGCGGGGTTCGTGTGGATGCACGACACGATTGCCGGCTCGCCGTCGGGAAACGGCGGCGACGTCGTCATTCTGCGTTCGACTGGAACCAATGCGTACGACTCGTACATTTACGCCCTCGCGAAGTTTAATTCCGTGCGCACGCTATTGCTTCCGACGTGCACGCCGGCGAGCGTATTGCAACAGGCGGCGACGATCGTCAATCAGTCCGAGGGCGTCTTCTTTGCGGGTGGAAATCAAGCCGACTATATCAGCGCCTGGACGGGTACGCCGCTCGCGACCGCCGTTCAGAACCTCTACAATCGCGGGGGAGTCGTTGGGGGAACCAGTGCCGGCGACAACGTGCTGCCGCAGTATATTTTCGATGCGATCGCCTCAGGAAATAAGTCGGTCGAAACGAAGGACGTCGTCGCCAATCCCTACGAGTCGACCATTAGCTTTTCGTACGATTTCCTGAATCTGCCGATCTTGCAGAACGTCATGACGGATCCGCACTTCGTTACGCGCGATCGCTTCGGGCGCTTTGCTGGATTCCTGGCTCGCCAGTTTGCAGACGGGAAAGACACCGGGACGGTCATCCACGGAGTCGGCATCGACGAAATGACCGACGTGGTCGTCGACAAGAATGGGATTGGAACGCTCTTACTACAAGGTACGGGTGGTTCGGCGTACTTTTTGAGCGCGGGCCCGGCTCAAACCATCAGCGCGAAAACACCGCTGGTATACGACAACATTCAAGTTACCCGTTTAGGCGCGGCGGGGCAAACCTTCAACTTCAAAACCTGGTGCGCTGCGCAACCGACCTATACCGTTAACGTCAACGGCAACAACTCGCCGATCTACGCCCCGAATCCGCCGTACACGCCGCCGCCCAGTGCGATCATCCCCACCTGTTAG